TCGTACGGAATTCGAGTCAGATAAAAATACTTTCCGTTATAGGAGAATCGAGATCCGTTCTTCAAGGTTTGGATCGGATGATTCTTCATATATTCCTGAATCATCGGACCGGAAGTGGAGATCTGTTTTTCCTTTTCATAAATCGCCATGTGAACGTCGGTCGAGCCGGTGATGTTCTCGGTGAATTTTTGATCCACAACCTGGCCGACCAATACCAAAGAACCGTTTCTCAAAGGAGAAGTCACTCGAAGGCCAAGGCCGCTGTGACCGAGTTCCAAAGTGGAAGCGATCTTTCCGCTCAACGCTTCTTGAACGATTTTTTGTTTGGACTTATCGTCCCCGAAATCTCCGGGTCTATGAAAACGATAAACCACCTTGCCCGAAGAGGAGATGACTTCGAAGATTGAAAGGTCGTATTGTTTCATGATCCCGAGAAAATATTCTCTCTGAGAATCCAAAAGACCTCTACTGCTTGAACCCGCTTCGAGAATCGAAATCGTTTTTGAATTTCGTTCCAGCTCTTTGAGCATAAAGCGGATCGTTTCTTCTTTATGCCTGAGTTCCTTTTGAAAATCTACCGATTTATCGAGAGCCCGTTTATCCTGCGGCTCGTTTTTGACCCGGTCGATCATCTGGATGAATGTGATCGCGAGAATCAAAACCAAAAACAACTGACTTGCACTTAAAATTAAAAATATTTTTTGACGAAAGCTCATAAACACTCACTGGGATTTCAGATGTCATCTTGAATAGGGCATCAAACGATCTGTATTTTTTTCGAATACGGCCCGGACCGAAAGGTTCGTTTTGTTTTTTCAGCATGAAAAACGAATTATCACTTGAACCCATAGCATTGAAAGGTAGTTTAGAAATCCCCCGGTTTTCAGATCGGGAATGTGAAAATCTCGTTACAGAAATAAAGAGCTTTATGTCCCCAGAAGAGAAACGAATTCAAGAATTAGAAGATGAAAACAAAAGACTCAAACGGCAAATAGAGAACACGGCTCAGTCCCCCTATCTCAAAAGGGGAATGGCGAGCGTGCGTTATTACGCCAGAATCTTTCGGGAAGAAATCGTAGAGAACGAAATCCGAGGAAGAATCGACGAAAGTTTGGGAACCTTATACGAGATCAAAAACTTCGTACACCGTTATTCGTCGTTAGCCGGTCTTGATCCGGACACGATCCGAATCATAGCGACCGAAGCCACGCAGAACATCGTGGAACACGGTCAGGGAAAATACGCCGAAATTGAATTAGAATTACATAATGAAGTTGTGAATCCGTTTTTTAAGATGTCCTTCAAACACGAGATGCAACCCGGGATGAAATACACCCTATCGCAGATCAACGAAAACGTAAAGAAGGGCGACTTCTCTTCCGAACTTTTCGACATAGAAAGTTCCAGGGGCAGGGGAGAATTCCTCATGAAGGAACTCGCCGACGAAAGACGCGTTTTGAACGGAGTGGAGATCACACCCGAAGGCAACAAGGTCCATTACTTTAAAAGGGTCCTCATCAACTACCGCGATCCGAAGGGTCCGAGAGACGTTACGAGTTTCGACGAAATCAAGGAAGAGATCGATCGTCTCGATCCGGAAGAGGCTCTTTGTTACTTTCACATCGATCATAGAAAGAGTAAGTTATCCTCGGTGACGATCGTGATCGCATCCTCCCGTGAAACCAAACTCAGAACGTTGATGGAAGAATCCGGTTTTTATCTTGTACACAAGGACAAATACTACAGAGCCGTGTTTTGTTCCTTCGAACCTACAAAAGAATTCACTCCATCCGAGCTTGAGAACCTTTTTGAAAAGGTTCGTAAACAAGTGGAGATCGAAAAGGAATGAGTTCCGATTCCGCATCGGGTAACGCAGGCGGAAGTTCGGCCGGATTTCCGTTTCATCCTTTTCAGGATTTTTTGTTAGGCGAAGTGCTTCTCAAAACCTTGAAGGAAACCGGCGTTTCCGTAGAGTCTGCGGAAGAGGCCGTGCTTTCCCATCTTCCTTCCGATCAAAAGAATTTCGTATTCACTCCCAACGCAAAAAAACAAACCTTACTCAATCTTTATCCGGAGAAGATCCGTAACTTTTTGAAAACGGGTAAAAAAGAGGAAATCAAAAAAGAATTCAAAACGATGATCGCGACCGAGGGGAGAATGGACCTCGCTCTCGAACTTCTCGAATGGTTGTTTACCGGGTTCGATGAAAAAGAATTGTTAAACGAATTGTTCACCCTCGTTCTGAACGATCGCATTTCTCTTGCGGAAGATTTTTTAAACCGATTGAAAAAGAATTACGAAGACGAAGTTTTAAAGGATTTGGAGAATCTGGATTGATCGGAGTCGGCAGTAGTTTCCGAGTCAGTGAAAAAGCCCGCTTGTTTGCGGGCTTTTTTGTATATTAGGAGTTTCTAAATTTAAGCGGCTACCGTGGAAGTCGAGGTCGGTTCTACCAGGACGTCCGAACCGCGAAGAACTTTCTTTCCCTTTTCGGTCCAAACGGCTCTTTGGATTTTGATGATTCTCAGCATATGAAGAATTCTCATCACCTGATAGGTCATATCCAATTCGAACCAACGGAACGCAAAGTTCGGGGAATTCGGATGCGCGTGGTGGTTGTTTTGATACAATTCACCGGCGATCAAAAAGTCCACGAATAGAGTGTTCTTCGAGTTGTCCGGATTCTCTTTATGATTTCTATAACCATACATGTGACCGCACCAGTTCACGATCGCTCCGTGGATCGGTCCCATCAGCCAATGAACCGGAAGAAGAAGATACCAACCGTATTGACCCGCAGGAACGAAGTAAAGATAGAATAACGTGTAAAGGGTTCCGAACGTAAGTCTGAACGTCCATGAATTGCTGAGAGCGTCGATCGCAGGCCATTGCGGATAGTTGCCTTTGAATTCTTTTTCAACGTTAGCCGTTTCTTCCAGGATCGCTTCGTAATTCAAAGCGGTCTTCCACATCATATCCAAAAATCCTTTGGAAGCGACCGGAGAATGAGGATCCTTTCCGGTATCGCTATAGGCGTGGTGTTGTCTATGCATGATCGCATAAGCGCGCGGATTCAGGAAGGAAGAACCCTGAGCCACACAAGTAAAGATGTAAAAAAACTTTTCCCAGAACTTGTTCATTTTGAACATCGCGTGCGCCGCGTATCTGTGAAGGAAGAATGATTGAGCAAAAGCCGATAAGAACCAATGCGCAATGAAAAACGAAAGAATGATCGCCATTTAGTTAACCCCTGTTGAAAAATAGGAGCGAAAGAATCGGGGTAGGTTGCAGAAAAGTTGCGGATGGAACGAAAAAAAATGAGAACGGGAAAGTTCGGAACCGTTTTCGGGCTTGTAAGAATTCCGAAAACAAGGGCGAGAATATGTCAAAAAACCGAACTGGACGGCAAAATCCGCGTTCGGTTTTTTGATCATTTAGGAAAGAATCAAACGATTACTTACCTTTGTGAACCGGTTTCACGGAAACGCGGATCGCATCCACCTTGATTTTATAACCGCCGGAAACGGTTACGATTCCTTTGTAAAGATCGGAAACGTCCGTGATCTTAGCGATGAACCAAGAACCGTTGCGGGATTCGTCCTTGTTCTCGGGAGCGCGATAACCGTCTTCGGTTCCGATATCGGCCATGATCACCACGGTTCCGATCTTAAGATCGCTCGGTTTTGCAATTTCGGTCGCGTAATAGAATTTCGTCCAAACCTTGTTGCCGTCGTGAACTTGAAGAAACTCGCCTTCGTTTTTCGTTTTGACGGAAGGCGCAGTGAGTTGTTTTGCAAGATGAACGTGAATCCAAGCTTGATTTTTGAATTCTTCCTTAGTGATAAAGAAATCGTCCGGTTGGATGTAGTGCGCGTCTTCTTCCGCAAAAAGATAAGAAGGTAGAAGGCTGATGCAGAACGCGATCGCAAACGTCGCGCTTACAGAACGGAAAGTTGTTTTCATTTTTGACTCCTTGTCAAAGTTTCACTCTTAATTAAGGTTTTATGTAAAAGACCGAACGTGGCCGATCGGATTAAGGAATCAAGATAGAGTTCGTCCCGATTTAGGAAACAAATATTTTCATAAATTTCGCGATAAGGATTCGATATTGTCCGTTTTATCGGGTCGGGCGCATATAAAAATAAAAGCCGAATCTATAAATCCTGTTTGATCGTTTTCGGACGAATCTTTAAGAATTGTTTCTGGAGAAACATCATGAAAGGAAAGAAGATCGGAATCTTGGGTTCCGGCGCGGTCGGTCAAACGTTGGCGAACGGCTTTTTAAAATACGGAGCAGAAGTAAAGATCGGAACCAGAGATCCGGCTAAACTCAAAGACTGGTTGTCGAAGGCAGGAGCGTCCGCGTCCGTGGGAACGTTCGCCGAAACCGCGAGTTTCGGAGAAATTTTAGTTCTATGTTCTAAGGGAAACATCGCTTCCGAAGTTTTGAAGTTAGCCGGAATCGATTCTCTCGACGGAAAAACGATCATCGATACGACGAATCCGATCGCCGAAGAACCTCCCGTGAACGGTGTCTTGAAGTTTTACACGTCATACAATGAATCCTTAATGGAACAACTTCAGAAGCAGGCGCCGAAGGCTCACTTCGTAAAGTCTTTCAATTCCGTGGGGAACGGCGTAATGGTAGACCCGAAGTTTAAAGACGGAAAACCGAGTATGTTCATCTGCGGTAACGAGGATTCTTCCAAAAAAATCGTATCAGATATTTTGAATACGTTTGGATGGGAAGTGGAGGACATGGGGAAAGCGGAAGCCGCAAGAGCGATCGAACCGCTTTGTATTCTTTGGTGTATTCCCGGATTTTTGTCGCAATCTTGGACCCATGGGTTTAAACTTCTGAAGTAATTCTTCCGCGCCCGCTTAAGGTTTTTCCGGTTTCGGTTTGATCGACGCGGATCTGGACTTGGTTCCGCCCGCGGCTTCGAGTAGGGGAATGATCGAAGTTCGTTCGTACGCTGTCGCCAGCGAAAGTGCGGTAAATCCGTCCACTTGATAGTTCGGATCGGCTTTTTTATCCAAAAGAAGTTTGGTAAGTTCGGGAAGATCAAAATAGACGGATAGATGAAGAATTCTCCATCCCTTACTTTCCGCGTTCGGATCCGCGCCTTCGTTTAACAATTTCGCCGCAGTTTTTAAATCCTTTTTGTAAGCCGCCTTGATCAAAGCGTTGTTTTTTGCGCTTTGTTCTTCGGGGCTTAACGTCGTCTGCGTGTTGTTAGTTGCTGGTTGAGAATCATCCTTTGCGGGCGATGAGGTTGAAATTTTTGCGTTCGGGTTTCCCGCAAACGCGTAATCAAAAACGACTTTTGCGTCTTGTTTTCCTTTGTGAAAGAATAACTTTCCGTTGGAATACGTCGGGTGATCGATCTTAGTCACTTCGGAAAGATTCGTTTGAGAGTCATAGATGGAACCGTACGATTTTCCCGTAAAAAGTTCGGCGACCAGACTCTGAGCGGTCCAAGGAGCCCATGTCGCATAATAACCTTGAAAGCCCGCTTTTAAAAACGGAGCGGAGTACATAGCGATTCTATGTTTGGTTTCTTCCGCGTCGATCACTCCCATATCGTACGCCATATTGCCCGCGGTAAAACAAGCTCCTAAAAACAATACCACGGCTCCGGGCGCGGGTTTGAGAACATTCTCAACGTCGTCGTTCGAAACGAATTTTCCCTTCAATGCAAAACCGCCCACATACTTTTGATGATAAGGAGAATCGTTGAGATTGCTTCCGACTCCGTGTCCCGCATATAAAACAAGATTGGCGCCTTTGATCGATTCCTTGATTTGATCCCATGAATTTTTAGGACTGTAGTATTCCGTAACTTGAACTCCTCTCGCGCGGAGAACCTTTGCAACATCCTGCATATTCTTTACATATCCCAAGGTTCCCGGTCCGTTGTCCCCGTCCACATCGCCTACGAGAGCGACAGCTTTGAATCCGTTTCCGGAAACCGTAGCCTCGGGAAGGTTCGCACGTTTGGAGATTTTCAGTAAGGATTCGCCGATCGCGTGATTGGGATGATCCGTTCCTTCTGCAAGAAGAGAAAACGAAAGTAAGAATAGTAGAATGGTCTTTGTGGGATTCATAGGGAG
The Leptospira barantonii genome window above contains:
- a CDS encoding ATP-binding protein; the encoded protein is MSPEEKRIQELEDENKRLKRQIENTAQSPYLKRGMASVRYYARIFREEIVENEIRGRIDESLGTLYEIKNFVHRYSSLAGLDPDTIRIIATEATQNIVEHGQGKYAEIELELHNEVVNPFFKMSFKHEMQPGMKYTLSQINENVKKGDFSSELFDIESSRGRGEFLMKELADERRVLNGVEITPEGNKVHYFKRVLINYRDPKGPRDVTSFDEIKEEIDRLDPEEALCYFHIDHRKSKLSSVTIVIASSRETKLRTLMEESGFYLVHKDKYYRAVFCSFEPTKEFTPSELENLFEKVRKQVEIEKE
- a CDS encoding acyl-CoA desaturase, which gives rise to MAIILSFFIAHWFLSAFAQSFFLHRYAAHAMFKMNKFWEKFFYIFTCVAQGSSFLNPRAYAIMHRQHHAYSDTGKDPHSPVASKGFLDMMWKTALNYEAILEETANVEKEFKGNYPQWPAIDALSNSWTFRLTFGTLYTLFYLYFVPAGQYGWYLLLPVHWLMGPIHGAIVNWCGHMYGYRNHKENPDNSKNTLFVDFLIAGELYQNNHHAHPNSPNFAFRWFELDMTYQVMRILHMLRIIKIQRAVWTEKGKKVLRGSDVLVEPTSTSTVAA
- a CDS encoding NADPH-dependent F420 reductase codes for the protein MKGKKIGILGSGAVGQTLANGFLKYGAEVKIGTRDPAKLKDWLSKAGASASVGTFAETASFGEILVLCSKGNIASEVLKLAGIDSLDGKTIIDTTNPIAEEPPVNGVLKFYTSYNESLMEQLQKQAPKAHFVKSFNSVGNGVMVDPKFKDGKPSMFICGNEDSSKKIVSDILNTFGWEVEDMGKAEAARAIEPLCILWCIPGFLSQSWTHGFKLLK
- a CDS encoding ankyrin repeat domain-containing protein, which gives rise to MNPTKTILLFLLSFSLLAEGTDHPNHAIGESLLKISKRANLPEATVSGNGFKAVALVGDVDGDNGPGTLGYVKNMQDVAKVLRARGVQVTEYYSPKNSWDQIKESIKGANLVLYAGHGVGSNLNDSPYHQKYVGGFALKGKFVSNDDVENVLKPAPGAVVLFLGACFTAGNMAYDMGVIDAEETKHRIAMYSAPFLKAGFQGYYATWAPWTAQSLVAELFTGKSYGSIYDSQTNLSEVTKIDHPTYSNGKLFFHKGKQDAKVVFDYAFAGNPNAKISTSSPAKDDSQPATNNTQTTLSPEEQSAKNNALIKAAYKKDLKTAAKLLNEGADPNAESKGWRILHLSVYFDLPELTKLLLDKKADPNYQVDGFTALSLATAYERTSIIPLLEAAGGTKSRSASIKPKPEKP